One window from the genome of Plasmodium relictum strain SGS1 genome assembly, chromosome: 12 encodes:
- a CDS encoding glutamine--tRNA ligase, putative, whose protein sequence is MEHIEKIYIKNKVELSENFHYFYNWFKFHFGISLIISENSSLKNSIILELENNKKLLLNEINCCEAIFRLSSNNDDVDYTNLLEKEELKYYLKDYILGDKRVNENFYEKIEEEMINKKFFFSEKLCFVDFLLLCIFKKYKIVKIEEKYRNINKWFSKNNLNIKEGSISSITNTNFIQQIIEDDLKKKKHAQVITRFPPEPNGYLHLGHAKSICLNFGLSEKYGGRTHLRFDDTNPVTEEIRYIESIKEDVKWLGYDWKEHLYFASDYFDQLYEWAVQLIKQGDAYVDDQSIEEIRKTRGTLKVPGINSPYRNRSVEENLELFEKMKKGEYKEGERVLRAKIDMTAGNINMRDPILYRIMHKVHPKTKDKWVIYPMYDFAHGQSDSIEKITHSICTLEFEAHRPLYEWFQEKLNIFRTRQIEFARLNLTYMVMSKRKLLTLVNEKWVKDWDDPRMPTISGMRRRGYSPEAIKDFCSKVGVAKRENMISFDLLELCAREDMNKKAIRLFGVLKPLKVVITNFDENLYNTTDFYVLTALNHPKNENMGSRSISFEKEIFIDEEDFQEFPSEDFYRLAPHRTVRLRYAFCITCNEVIKNKDNKIIEIRCTYDHNSKSGTSENLKKVKSTIHWVSKKNSVLSEFRMYDKLFTKANPESNDDDNDIEKYMNNFTIELEDKNTMNNNSVDYYYDFQKDNENFKEEIANDENNIGWRKYINKNSLIIHKGLVEKYSINCKVGDPIQFERVGYFTKDSDSTEDLPVFNLTVALIDNFSLKKKKSELIKKEMDRIKREKIANERKMKKEQKKIREEKKNKQA, encoded by the coding sequence aTGGAACATATAGAAAagatatacataaaaaataaagttgaATTGTCTGAAAATTTTCACTATTTCTATAATTGGTTCAAATTTCATTTTGGCATATCTTTGATAATAAGTGAAAATAGtagtttaaaaaatagtataatattagaattagaaaataacaaaaaacttttattaaatgagATAAATTGTTGTGAAGCAATATTTAGATTAAGTAGTAATAATGATGATGTAGACTACACTAATTTGTTAGAGAAAGaggaattaaaatattatttaaaagattatATATTAGGAGATAAAAgagtaaatgaaaatttttatgaaaaaatagaagaagaaatgataaataaaaagttttttttcaGTGAAAAGTTGTGTTTTGTTGATTTCTTattattatgtatatttaaaaaatacaaaatagttaaaatagaagaaaaatatagaaatataaataaatggttttcaaaaaataatttaaatattaaagaagGGAGTATTAGCTCTATTACAAATACAAATTTTATACAGCAAATAATTGAAGacgatttaaaaaaaaaaaaacatgcaCAAGTTATAACAAGGTTTCCACCAGAACCTAATGGCTATCTCCATTTAGGTCATGCAAAAAGCATATGCTTAAATTTTGGACTATCAGAAAAGTATGGTGGTAGAACACATTTACGATTTGATGACACCAATCCAGTAACAGAAGAAATAAGATATATTGAATCAATAAAGGAAGACGTTAAATGGTTAGGATATGACTGGAAAgaacatttatattttgctTCTGACTATTTTGATCAATTATATGAATGGGCAGTTCAACTAATAAAACAAGGAGATGCTTATGTTGATGATCAATCAATTGAAGAAATACGGAAAACAAGAGGAACATTAAAAGTACCAGGAATAAATTCTCCATATAGAAATAGATCAGTAGAAGAAAATTTGGAactttttgaaaaaatgaaaaaaggaGAATATAAAGAAGGAGAAAGAGTTTTAAGAGCAAAAATTGATATGACTGCAGGAAACATAAATATGCGTGATCCCATATTATATAGGATTATGCATAAAGTTCATCCTAAAACTAAAGATAAATGGGTTATATATCCAATGTATGATTTTGCTCATGGTCAATCTGATTCTATTGAAAAAATTACTCATTCTATCTGTACTTTAGAATTTGAAGCACATAGACCTTTATATGAATGGTTtcaagaaaaattaaatatttttagaacAAGACAAATTGAATTTGCTCGCCTAAATTTAACTTATATGGTTATgagtaaaagaaaattactAACCCTAGTTAATGAAAAATGGGTAAAAGACTGGGATGATCCACGTATGCCAACTATTTCTGGTATGAGAAGAAGAGGATATAGCCCTGAAGCAATAAAAGATTTTTGCAGCAAAGTAGGAGTAgctaaaagagaaaatatgATATCATTCGACTTATTAGAATTGTGTGCAAGAGAAGATATGAACAAAAAAGCTATACGATTATTTGGTGTATTAAAACCATTAAAAGTTGTTATAACAAATTTTgatgaaaatttatataacacTACTGACTTTTATGTATTAACTGCTTTAAATCATcctaaaaatgaaaatatggGAAGTAGATCAATATCatttgaaaaagaaatatttattgaTGAGGAGGATTTTCAAGAATTTCCTTCAGAAGACTTTTATCGTTTAGCACCACATAGAACAGTTCGATTAAGATATGCATTTTGTATCACTTGCAATGaagttattaaaaataaagataataaaattatagaaataaGATGTACTTATGATCATAATAGTAAAAGTGGTACttcagaaaatttaaaaaaagtaaaatctACAATCCATTGggtatcaaaaaaaaattcagtcCTATCAGAATTTAGAATGtatgataaattatttacaaaaGCTAATCCTGAATCTAATGATGATGATAATGATATcgaaaaatatatgaataattttacTATCGAACTAGAAGACAAAAATACtatgaataataattcaGTTGATTATTATTACGATTTTCAAAAAGATAATGAGAATTTTAAAGAAGAAATTGctaatgatgaaaataatataggaTGGAGAAAATATATCAATAAAAATTCGTTAATAATACACAAGGGATTAGTTGAAAAATATTCTATAAACTGTAAAGTAGGAGATCCCATACAATTTGAAAGAGTTGGATATTTTACAAAAGATAGTGATTCTACTGAAGATTTGCCAGTTTTCAATTTAACAGTAGCTCTAAttgataatttttcattaaaaaagaaaaaaagtgaattgattaaaaaagaaatggataggattaaaagagaaaaaatagcTAACGAAAGAAAGATGAAAAAggagcaaaaaaaaattagagaagaaaaaaaaaacaaacaggcataa
- a CDS encoding syntaxin, Qa-SNARE family, putative, producing the protein MPHVDKTEEFFKIVEKFSSDNFNLRKNRSISQDTQVSELASKVTDLLQGGNQKLQQLERCVKQKGIFNDKTSEIEELTYEVKQTITEVTNNLDSLVHYTCSLNISNPQSRTHIDNIISSLKNQLYEFTKKFKDTLQIRSEHIKKQVNRRKMYSHTLTEATFNNENYKFTPLHDIDIESGQQQTLKVPEKTYLHSRADAMENIQKVIGDLAQMFQKVATMVTQQDEMIKRIDEDIDISLSNTREGQNYLLSYFNRVTSTRTLILQIFVCIFVLIVFFVLFS; encoded by the exons ATGCCTCATGTTGATAAAACAGAAGagttttttaaaattgttgAGAAGTTTAGCAgtgataattttaatttaagaaaaaatagaagcaTTTCTCAAGATACTCAAGTGAGTGAACTTGCTTCGAAAGTAACTGATTTATTACAAGGAGGAAATCAAAAATTACAACAGTTGGAAagat gTGTAAAACAAAAAGGaatttttaatgataaaacATCTGAAATAGAAGAATTAACATACGAAGTAAAACAAACAATTACAGAAGTAACGAATAATTTAGATTCATTAGTACATTATACTTGTAGTTTAAATATTAGTAATCCACAAAGTAGAACTCATATAGACaatattatttcttcattaaaaaatcaaCTTTATGAATTTACTAAGAAATTCAAAGACACTCTACAAATAAGGAGTGAA catataaaaaaacaagtAAATAGAAGGAAAATGTATTCCCATACATTAACTGAAGCAACATTTAacaatgaaaattataaatttacaCCACTTCATGATATTGACATTGAAAG tgGCCAACAACAAACTCTGAAAGTACCAGAAAAAACATATCTACATTCAAGAGCAGATGCTATggaaaatattcaaaaagtAATAGGGGATTTAGCACAGATGTTCCAAAAAGTTGCAACTATGGTTACACAACAAGATGAAATGATTAAACGTATTGACGAAGATATAGATATTTCTTTATCAAATACTAGAGAAGGAcaaaattatcttttatcatattttaataGAGTTACATCCACAAGAACTCTAATATTACAG ATTTTTGTGTGTATATTTGTTTTGATagtattttttgttttattttcttaa
- a CDS encoding 60S ribosomal protein L23, putative, translating into MKRGRAGTLKNKMRITLSLPVGALINCCDNSGGKNLYIIAVQGFGSCLNRLPAASLGDMVLATVKKGKPDLRKKVLNAIIARQSKAWRRHEGYFIYFEDNAGVIVNPKGEMKGSAITGPVARECAELWPKLSSAASAIV; encoded by the exons atgaaaagagGAAGAGCAGgaacattaaaaaataaaatgagaaTCACCTTATCCTTACCAGTAGGTGCTCTCATTAATTGTTGTGATAATAGTGGaggaaaaaatttatatattattgcTGTTCAg gGTTTCGGATCATGTTTAAATAGATTACCAGCTGCTTCATTGGGAGATATGGTATTGGCAACtgtaaaaaaaggaaagCCTGATTTgagaaaaaaagttttaaatgCTATCATTGCTCGTCAATCAAAGGCATGGAGAAGACACGAAggttattttatatattttgaagATAATGCAGGTGTTATTGTTAACCCTAAAGGAGAAATGAAAGGATCGGCAATAACAGGACCAGTTGCCAGGGAATGTGCAGAATTGTGGCCAAAATTATCATCAGCTGCTTCTGCAattgtttaa